One genomic segment of Chitinibacter sp. FCG-7 includes these proteins:
- a CDS encoding M48 family metallopeptidase → MMKLHSIVLAALLGTALAPSAMAFDIGKALKVGTQALQAATLTDADVKSLADQACVQSDAESKIAPAKNKYSKRLDTIAKKLGKEINGQPVNYKVYLEPEVNAWAMANGCIRVYSGLMDLMTDDEIIGVLGHEMGHVALGHSRKAMQTAYTVSAAKSAIGEYGGNTAAALSGSELGKFTETLINAQFSQSQELDADNFSYDLLTQKKLKREALVSAFQKLAQLSGGEHSMLASHPASADRAKNIETRIASNK, encoded by the coding sequence ATGATGAAACTGCATTCGATTGTATTGGCGGCTCTGCTGGGCACCGCATTGGCACCATCGGCAATGGCATTTGACATTGGTAAGGCGCTAAAAGTCGGCACGCAAGCGCTCCAAGCGGCCACGCTGACCGACGCTGACGTGAAATCGCTGGCCGATCAAGCCTGCGTACAAAGCGATGCCGAATCAAAAATCGCGCCAGCCAAAAACAAATACAGCAAACGCCTCGATACCATTGCCAAAAAACTGGGCAAGGAAATCAACGGCCAGCCTGTGAATTACAAGGTCTATCTGGAGCCGGAAGTGAACGCCTGGGCGATGGCCAATGGCTGCATCCGTGTCTACAGCGGCCTGATGGATCTGATGACCGACGACGAAATCATTGGCGTACTGGGCCATGAAATGGGCCACGTGGCATTGGGCCATAGCCGCAAAGCCATGCAGACCGCATACACCGTATCGGCTGCCAAATCGGCAATCGGCGAATACGGCGGCAACACCGCAGCAGCGCTCAGCGGCTCGGAGCTGGGCAAATTTACCGAAACACTGATCAATGCCCAGTTCTCGCAATCACAGGAGCTGGACGCCGACAATTTCTCTTACGATTTGCTCACGCAAAAGAAACTCAAACGTGAAGCACTGGTCAGCGCCTTCCAGAAGCTGGCTCAACTGAGCGGCGGCGAGCACAGCATGCTGGCCTCTCACCCAGCCTCAGCGGATCGGGCCAAAAACATCGAAACCCGGATTGCCAGCAATAAATAA
- a CDS encoding substrate-binding periplasmic protein has product MQRFVLALIASCCVAMAAAAPAEITIYASDTYRPISWLDEQGNPKGIALEAIDFVQKDTGLKLKAELLPWNRAYNLAKHGLGGIIGISYTPERAELFDYSPVIFDSGITLVMHKNRQIRYQSVADLSGKRIGALIGVSYGAELDQAAKNGVFEFVRDSSHSARLKNLLIGRIDAALFANAPAGLSQFVANDPELKAHADEFLVFTKLFKDPIHIAFRKGSLDQATRSRLYQSFEKWAKQRESR; this is encoded by the coding sequence ATGCAACGGTTTGTATTGGCTTTGATCGCGTCTTGCTGCGTAGCAATGGCAGCGGCAGCGCCTGCCGAGATTACCATCTACGCCTCGGATACTTATCGCCCGATCAGCTGGCTTGACGAGCAGGGCAATCCCAAAGGCATTGCGCTGGAGGCGATCGACTTTGTGCAAAAAGACACTGGCCTTAAGCTCAAGGCCGAACTGCTGCCGTGGAACCGCGCCTACAATCTGGCCAAACACGGGCTGGGCGGCATTATCGGCATTTCGTACACGCCCGAGCGCGCCGAGCTGTTTGATTATTCCCCGGTGATTTTTGATAGCGGCATTACGCTGGTCATGCATAAAAACCGCCAGATCCGCTATCAGAGCGTGGCCGATTTATCCGGCAAGCGAATCGGCGCGCTAATTGGCGTGAGCTATGGCGCAGAGCTTGATCAGGCGGCCAAAAATGGCGTGTTTGAATTTGTGCGAGATTCATCGCACAGCGCGCGGCTGAAAAATCTGCTGATCGGTCGCATTGACGCTGCCCTGTTTGCCAACGCGCCAGCAGGCTTGAGCCAGTTTGTCGCCAACGATCCTGAGCTCAAAGCCCACGCCGACGAGTTTCTGGTTTTTACCAAGCTATTCAAAGACCCGATCCATATCGCCTTTCGCAAAGGCAGCCTAGATCAGGCCACGCGAAGCCGGCTGTATCAGTCATTCGAGAAGTGGGCCAAACAGCGCGAGTCGCGCTGA
- the creC gene encoding two-component system sensor histidine kinase CreC: MRFSLRIFLGYFLLVALLAAYVLNLVREEVKPAMRQSAEEVLLDTANLLAAMIQPDFVAGRLDDGRFAAAMAQFALRRPQAQITDVKHERTYLRVYVTDARGIVLLDSERKAVGQDYSQWRDVVRTLRGEYGARTTLADPNNPLSTVMHVAAPIKNGDQIIGVVTVSRPNLAMQPYIERSERKLSRIVIAVILAGLIAGALFSWWLSRGITQLTDFARDVSAGKPAPVPRFIANRELTSLASALGAMRDELDGKAYIENYVHELTHELKSPLAGIRASAEILQDELAAADRLRFLQHIDAEVVRMQKIVDYLLQLASLEARHELHDAQALDLAALIRTQIEALHSQLGTRQISWTGDWEPEAPLIWGEGFLLGQAVRNILQNAIDFTQRDGKIEINILRLGNELQLNIINDGEPIPDYALGRLFERFYSLPRGNGQKSTGLGLVLTRAIVQLHGGQIRLDNHPRGVLAQLLLPLV; encoded by the coding sequence ATGCGTTTCTCGCTGCGAATTTTCCTCGGCTATTTCCTCCTGGTTGCCTTGCTGGCGGCGTATGTGCTCAATCTGGTGCGCGAAGAGGTCAAACCGGCGATGCGCCAGTCGGCCGAGGAGGTGCTGCTCGATACTGCCAATTTGCTGGCGGCGATGATACAGCCCGATTTTGTCGCCGGGCGGCTCGACGACGGGCGCTTTGCCGCCGCGATGGCGCAGTTTGCCCTGCGTCGGCCGCAGGCGCAGATTACCGATGTCAAACATGAACGCACTTATTTGCGCGTGTATGTCACCGACGCGCGCGGCATAGTGTTGCTCGATTCGGAGCGTAAAGCCGTCGGGCAGGATTACAGCCAGTGGCGCGACGTGGTGCGCACCTTGCGCGGCGAATACGGCGCACGCACCACCTTGGCCGACCCGAACAATCCGCTCTCTACCGTGATGCATGTTGCTGCGCCGATCAAAAATGGCGACCAAATTATCGGCGTTGTCACCGTGAGCCGCCCCAATCTGGCGATGCAGCCGTATATCGAACGCAGTGAGCGCAAGCTGTCGCGCATTGTGATTGCGGTGATTCTGGCCGGGCTGATCGCCGGGGCGCTGTTTTCATGGTGGCTAAGCCGTGGTATTACGCAGCTCACCGATTTTGCCCGCGACGTGAGCGCAGGCAAGCCCGCGCCGGTGCCGCGTTTTATCGCCAATCGCGAGCTGACCAGCCTTGCCAGCGCGCTGGGCGCGATGCGCGATGAGCTCGACGGCAAGGCGTATATCGAAAATTACGTGCATGAGCTGACGCACGAGCTTAAATCGCCGCTGGCGGGTATTCGCGCCTCGGCCGAAATTTTGCAGGACGAACTGGCCGCTGCAGATCGGCTGCGATTTTTGCAGCATATTGATGCAGAAGTTGTCCGTATGCAGAAAATTGTCGATTATTTACTGCAGTTGGCTTCGCTGGAGGCCAGGCATGAATTGCACGATGCGCAGGCGCTGGATCTGGCCGCGTTGATTCGCACCCAAATTGAGGCGCTGCATAGCCAGCTGGGCACACGGCAAATCAGCTGGACGGGAGACTGGGAGCCTGAAGCGCCGCTGATTTGGGGGGAAGGCTTTCTGCTGGGGCAGGCGGTGCGCAATATCCTGCAAAACGCCATTGATTTTACTCAGCGCGATGGGAAGATCGAGATCAATATACTCAGGCTGGGTAATGAGCTGCAGCTCAATATTATCAACGATGGTGAGCCAATACCTGACTATGCGCTGGGCAGGTTATTTGAGCGTTTTTATTCCCTGCCGCGCGGCAACGGCCAGAAAAGCACCGGGCTGGGTCTGGTGCTGACCCGTGCGATAGTCCAATTGCACGGCGGGCAGATCCGGCTGGATAATCACCCACGGGGCGTATTGGCCCAGCTGCTGCTGCCGCTGGTTTAG
- the creB gene encoding two-component system response regulator CreB: MVTIGFPYFSPLAMTQPAQLVLIEDEPAIADTLGFALQREGWQVRHFGLAQAGEAYLATHRADLLILDVGLPDDSGFEVLKRLRRSSEMPVLLLTARAEEFDRILGLELGADDYVVKPFSPREVAARVRAILKRSRAASPAPEAAESAAPLSAPMQSLFVHDAAARRVSFCGAMLVLTPSEYHLMVSLLTRPGHVLSRAQLLDALGDAAEDSFERTIDSHIKSLRAKLKLIRADLDPIATHRGFGYALAT; the protein is encoded by the coding sequence ATGGTTACAATAGGCTTTCCGTATTTTTCACCGCTCGCCATGACCCAGCCCGCCCAGCTTGTATTGATCGAAGACGAACCGGCCATCGCCGATACGCTGGGCTTTGCCTTGCAGCGCGAGGGCTGGCAGGTGAGGCATTTTGGCCTGGCGCAGGCGGGCGAGGCGTATCTGGCCACGCATCGTGCCGATTTGCTGATTCTGGATGTGGGTCTGCCCGACGATAGCGGCTTTGAAGTGCTCAAGCGCCTGCGCCGTTCCAGCGAAATGCCGGTGCTGCTGCTGACCGCGCGCGCCGAGGAGTTTGACCGTATTCTGGGGCTGGAGCTGGGTGCTGATGATTATGTCGTCAAACCATTCAGCCCGCGCGAAGTGGCGGCGCGGGTACGGGCGATTCTGAAACGCAGCCGTGCAGCCAGCCCTGCGCCAGAGGCGGCTGAATCAGCCGCGCCACTTTCTGCTCCGATGCAAAGCCTGTTTGTTCACGATGCAGCAGCCAGAAGGGTATCTTTCTGTGGGGCAATGCTGGTGCTAACTCCCAGCGAATACCATCTAATGGTATCGCTGCTGACGCGCCCAGGGCATGTGCTGAGCCGGGCGCAATTGCTCGACGCGCTGGGCGATGCGGCCGAGGATAGTTTCGAGCGCACCATCGACAGCCATATCAAAAGCCTGCGCGCCAAGCTCAAGTTAATCCGCGCCGATCTGGACCCGATTGCCACGCATCGCGGCTTTGGCTATGCGCTGGCGACGTAG
- a CDS encoding HDOD domain-containing protein encodes MSSKAFTDLQQWVTYLAEQPIPILTHTHLEMRGYHARIDEIGLREIGELIRHDPLLTLNILRYQEAHRHSRQTTDVTTIERVLLMIGVTGFFRLFGSLPNLEAQADTQKIVLYGAHRTCSRAYLASCIAEMLSHYRRDIEPAEVITAALLHDTAEILLWLTAPRQMMQIQETLRSNPSQRSQEVQIKILGCKINDIQQGLVMQWHLPRTLLHLIDDHFADEPRVRIVNLAVAMARHLEKGWDSPYFLDDLQQCALLIKLEPYLLYEQIRDVALQAARHWAWYEEQPAAAMLIR; translated from the coding sequence ATGTCCAGTAAAGCCTTTACCGATTTGCAGCAATGGGTGACCTATCTGGCCGAGCAGCCGATCCCGATTCTGACGCACACGCATCTGGAAATGCGCGGCTACCATGCGCGGATCGACGAGATCGGCCTGCGCGAAATTGGCGAGCTGATCCGGCACGACCCCTTGTTGACGCTCAATATCCTGCGCTATCAGGAAGCGCACCGCCACAGCCGCCAAACCACCGACGTCACCACCATCGAACGGGTCTTGCTGATGATCGGCGTCACGGGATTTTTCCGGCTGTTTGGCTCCTTGCCCAACCTAGAAGCGCAGGCCGATACGCAAAAAATCGTGCTGTATGGCGCCCATCGCACCTGCTCACGCGCCTATCTGGCCTCGTGCATTGCCGAAATGTTGAGCCATTACCGCCGCGACATCGAGCCCGCCGAAGTCATCACCGCCGCCTTGCTGCACGACACCGCAGAAATATTGCTCTGGCTCACCGCACCACGGCAGATGATGCAGATTCAGGAAACCTTGCGCAGCAACCCCAGCCAGCGCAGTCAGGAAGTACAAATCAAAATCCTCGGCTGCAAAATCAACGACATCCAGCAAGGGCTGGTGATGCAATGGCATTTGCCGCGCACGCTGCTGCACCTGATCGACGATCATTTTGCCGACGAGCCGCGTGTACGCATCGTCAATCTGGCCGTCGCGATGGCGCGCCATCTGGAAAAAGGCTGGGACAGCCCGTACTTTCTGGACGACCTGCAGCAATGCGCTCTGCTCATCAAGCTCGAACCCTATTTGCTCTACGAGCAAATTCGCGACGTCGCGCTCCAAGCCGCCCGCCACTGGGCCTGGTACGAAGAACAACCCGCCGCCGCCATGCTGATCCGCTAA
- a CDS encoding PQQ-dependent sugar dehydrogenase produces the protein MPALPETHHAHRGLPRIGLIDARTMLLIGLGLLSAAAAASDEIIRSERHDFRVKTLTRGLDHPWALAFLPDGRMLVSERPGRLRLIAANGELDPRPVAGLPPVVASGQGGLLDVVLHPDFAKNRWVYFSYAGREGRGTATHVARGQWVSDSSGHRLNNVQQIYRQRPVSSSGVHFGSRLVFDRQGMLLITQGDRGDKDRAQQLDDLAGKAVRLHDDGRFPAEVAFAQKPEVYSYGHRNMQGAAIYPSTGELWATEHGPQGGDELNIVRAGRNYGWPVITYGVNYGLGTKIGEGKAKAGMKQPVYQWTPSIAPSGLAFYQGKAFPRWQGQLFVGALKYQMLVRLELNGNRVVHEERLLKDLLGRIRDVRVGADGLIYLLTDAADGALLRLEPVR, from the coding sequence ATGCCTGCCTTGCCAGAGACACATCATGCCCATCGTGGCCTGCCCCGGATCGGGCTGATTGATGCACGCACTATGCTGCTGATTGGTCTGGGCCTGTTGAGCGCCGCAGCGGCCGCCAGCGATGAGATTATCCGCTCGGAGCGACATGATTTTCGCGTCAAGACGCTGACTCGCGGTCTGGATCATCCGTGGGCGCTGGCGTTTCTGCCCGACGGCCGTATGCTGGTGAGCGAACGGCCGGGGCGTTTGCGGCTGATTGCCGCCAATGGCGAGCTAGACCCGCGCCCCGTTGCCGGTTTGCCGCCGGTGGTCGCCAGCGGGCAGGGTGGTTTGCTCGATGTGGTGCTGCACCCGGATTTTGCCAAAAATCGCTGGGTGTATTTTTCCTATGCAGGGCGTGAAGGCCGGGGTACAGCTACCCACGTCGCACGTGGCCAGTGGGTGAGCGATTCGAGCGGGCATCGGCTGAATAATGTGCAGCAAATTTACCGCCAGCGGCCAGTCAGTAGCAGCGGGGTGCATTTTGGCTCGCGGCTGGTGTTTGATCGCCAAGGCATGCTGCTGATTACGCAGGGCGACCGTGGCGACAAGGACAGAGCACAGCAGCTCGATGATCTGGCCGGCAAAGCGGTGCGTTTGCACGATGATGGGCGCTTCCCTGCCGAAGTAGCATTTGCACAAAAACCAGAGGTATATAGCTATGGCCATCGTAATATGCAGGGCGCAGCCATATACCCTTCCACGGGTGAATTGTGGGCTACCGAGCATGGCCCGCAAGGTGGCGATGAGCTCAATATCGTGCGCGCCGGGCGCAACTATGGCTGGCCCGTGATTACCTATGGCGTGAATTACGGGCTGGGCACCAAGATCGGCGAAGGCAAGGCCAAGGCAGGCATGAAGCAACCTGTTTACCAGTGGACACCATCTATTGCGCCATCTGGCCTCGCTTTTTATCAGGGCAAGGCTTTTCCGCGCTGGCAGGGGCAACTGTTTGTCGGTGCGCTCAAATACCAGATGCTGGTGCGGCTGGAGCTGAACGGCAACCGCGTGGTGCACGAAGAGCGCCTGCTGAAAGATCTGCTGGGGCGCATTCGTGATGTGCGCGTGGGCGCGGATGGCTTAATCTATTTGCTCACCGACGCAGCCGACGGCGCACTGCTCAGGCTAGAGCCGGTACGCTGA
- a CDS encoding NAD(P)H-hydrate dehydratase has protein sequence MQEISILPSSALALCRGLDTHKGHFGSVAVIGGAEGMCGAALLAGRAALLLGAGKVWVGLLDARLSVDILQPELMLSPAETLLSQHQPSHILAGMGMGISPEAAQLLLRCMDTPAPLLLDADALNLIATDTTLQAQLARRSAPTVLTPHPSEAARLLGISTAAVQADRLAATRALIGRYQCHIVLKGHGTLVGVGADELTINRSGNAALSSAGQGDVLSGIIMSLCAQGLALIDAARCGVYLHGRAADDWLASHPAGIGLTASETIMLARQALNKTLSTISNT, from the coding sequence ATGCAAGAGATCAGCATACTTCCCAGCAGCGCCTTGGCACTATGCCGTGGCCTCGACACCCACAAAGGGCATTTTGGCAGCGTGGCCGTGATTGGCGGCGCAGAGGGTATGTGCGGCGCGGCCTTGCTGGCCGGACGTGCGGCGCTATTACTGGGGGCGGGTAAGGTCTGGGTTGGCCTGCTCGATGCGCGCCTGAGCGTGGATATCCTGCAGCCCGAGCTCATGCTGAGCCCTGCAGAAACGCTATTAAGCCAGCACCAGCCCAGCCATATTCTGGCTGGAATGGGCATGGGTATATCGCCAGAAGCGGCGCAGCTATTGCTCCGGTGCATGGATACCCCGGCACCATTATTGCTGGATGCCGATGCACTCAATCTGATTGCCACCGATACCACGCTGCAGGCGCAATTAGCCCGGCGCAGCGCACCCACCGTCCTGACACCACACCCAAGCGAAGCCGCGCGCTTGCTGGGCATCAGCACTGCCGCAGTGCAAGCAGACCGGCTGGCAGCGACCCGTGCGCTGATCGGGCGCTATCAATGCCATATCGTCCTGAAAGGCCACGGCACGCTCGTCGGCGTCGGCGCTGATGAGCTCACAATCAATCGCAGCGGCAATGCGGCACTAAGCAGCGCCGGGCAAGGCGATGTGCTCTCGGGCATCATCATGAGCCTGTGCGCGCAAGGGCTGGCGCTGATCGATGCGGCGCGCTGCGGTGTGTATCTGCATGGCCGCGCCGCCGATGACTGGCTGGCCAGCCATCCCGCTGGCATCGGCCTCACCGCGTCGGAAACGATCATGTTGGCACGGCAAGCGCTCAACAAGACCCTATCGACTATATCCAACACTTAA
- a CDS encoding IMPACT family protein gives MPFSLKAPVQYELVIKKSRFIACVQPMSDRSTAQQIVAGLKAAHPTAAHVCWALLADGQSAAVDDGEPSGTAGRPMLDVLRHQDLEGVLATVVRYFGGVKLGAGGLVRAYTDSVAQALLLAEKIPLLKMTSLRCCAPYALEGHIRRALAAYTAVQLEVEHGSQVIFNFAVTADVADALMAQLNESCHGQLGWLSLG, from the coding sequence ATGCCTTTTAGCCTCAAAGCCCCAGTTCAGTACGAGCTCGTTATCAAAAAAAGCCGTTTTATTGCTTGTGTGCAGCCGATGAGTGATCGCAGTACGGCGCAGCAGATTGTGGCTGGGCTCAAGGCCGCGCACCCGACGGCGGCGCATGTGTGCTGGGCGCTGCTGGCCGATGGGCAATCGGCGGCGGTGGATGATGGTGAGCCATCGGGAACGGCGGGGCGGCCGATGCTGGATGTGTTGCGGCATCAGGATCTGGAAGGCGTGCTGGCTACCGTGGTGCGCTATTTTGGCGGCGTCAAACTCGGCGCGGGTGGGCTGGTGCGTGCCTATACCGATTCGGTGGCGCAAGCGCTGCTCCTGGCCGAGAAAATCCCGCTACTGAAAATGACTTCGCTGCGTTGCTGCGCACCGTATGCGCTGGAAGGCCATATACGGCGTGCCTTGGCGGCCTATACTGCCGTGCAACTGGAGGTGGAGCACGGCAGCCAAGTCATTTTCAACTTTGCCGTTACCGCCGATGTGGCCGATGCCTTGATGGCGCAGCTTAATGAAAGCTGCCACGGGCAACTAGGGTGGTTATCGCTAGGTTAA
- a CDS encoding TerC family protein, which yields MEILASVWLGQPIWLWLTFVTIVLALLAFDLGVLHKEDHEIGVRESLQLSAFYIVAGLLFGGWVWWYLGSVSGMQYFTGFLIEKSLSLDNVFVISLIFTYFAVPRIYQHRVLFWGILGVIVLRAIMIGLGATLVAQYYWTLYVFAVFLIFTGLKMLFAGEQTTDMANNPLLGFLRRRMRVTKEMHGQRFFVRAPAAPGSDKQVWWATPLFLALCMVELVDLVFAVDSVPAIFAITTDPFIVYTSNIFAILGLRALYFALAAVIHRFHYLKYALALVLVFIGSKIFLGDFVFDGKVPAVLSLAVTFGLLAAGVLFSLWKTRKDARPAH from the coding sequence ATGGAGATACTGGCAAGTGTATGGTTAGGTCAGCCGATCTGGTTATGGCTGACTTTTGTGACCATTGTGTTGGCACTACTGGCGTTTGATCTAGGCGTGCTACACAAGGAAGACCATGAAATCGGCGTGCGCGAAAGCTTGCAGCTATCGGCCTTCTATATCGTGGCCGGCCTGTTATTTGGCGGCTGGGTGTGGTGGTATTTGGGCTCGGTGTCCGGTATGCAGTATTTCACCGGCTTTTTAATCGAGAAAAGCCTGTCGCTGGATAATGTGTTTGTGATCTCGCTGATCTTCACCTACTTTGCGGTGCCCCGGATTTATCAGCACCGGGTGTTGTTCTGGGGCATCTTGGGGGTGATTGTGCTGCGGGCCATCATGATCGGCTTGGGTGCTACGCTGGTGGCGCAATACTACTGGACGCTGTATGTCTTTGCGGTGTTTCTGATCTTTACCGGCCTCAAAATGCTGTTTGCCGGTGAGCAAACCACCGATATGGCCAATAACCCGCTGCTGGGTTTCCTGCGCCGCCGGATGCGAGTCACCAAAGAAATGCACGGTCAGCGTTTCTTTGTTCGTGCGCCAGCGGCGCCGGGCAGTGACAAGCAGGTATGGTGGGCAACGCCATTATTTCTGGCGCTGTGTATGGTCGAGTTGGTCGATCTGGTGTTTGCGGTCGATAGTGTGCCGGCGATTTTTGCCATCACTACCGATCCATTCATCGTCTACACCTCGAACATCTTTGCGATTTTGGGTTTGCGCGCACTGTACTTTGCGCTGGCGGCGGTGATCCATCGCTTCCACTACCTGAAATACGCCTTGGCGCTGGTGCTGGTGTTTATCGGCTCGAAGATCTTCCTCGGCGACTTTGTATTCGATGGCAAAGTACCCGCCGTCTTATCCTTGGCCGTGACTTTTGGCCTGCTCGCTGCCGGGGTGTTGTTCTCGCTGTGGAAAACCCGCAAAGACGCAAGGCCGGCGCATTGA
- a CDS encoding HPF/RaiA family ribosome-associated protein: MKIEIKSQNLVLTENLQRHIARQIEFGLGRLASHIRKVTVRLTDINGPRGGVDQHCQLVISLEQIPDVVIEDVASDLIFAINRAADRASRTVSRKIRQSRGFAPPMQLSY; encoded by the coding sequence ATGAAAATCGAAATCAAAAGTCAAAACCTTGTGCTGACCGAAAATCTGCAACGGCATATTGCCCGGCAAATCGAATTTGGCCTGGGGCGTCTGGCAAGCCATATCCGCAAAGTCACCGTGCGCCTGACCGATATTAACGGCCCACGTGGCGGGGTGGATCAGCACTGCCAGCTGGTGATCAGCCTGGAGCAGATTCCTGATGTGGTGATTGAAGACGTGGCGAGCGATCTGATTTTTGCGATCAATCGCGCGGCTGATCGGGCCAGCCGCACCGTGAGCCGCAAAATCCGCCAAAGCCGCGGTTTTGCCCCGCCAATGCAGCTGAGCTACTGA
- the nhaR gene encoding transcriptional activator NhaR — MQALNYKHLYYFWIVCKSGGVIRASERLFLTPQAISGQLKALEEQIGSPLFRRDGRQLALTDMGKLVQSYADEMFSIGEELQEAIAHGPQGVAQEFRVGIGDMVPKTVAFELLQPALQLDYPSRLICREGRLLNLLGDLATHKLDLVLADRPLPPEANIRGFNHLLGESTLSVLGSKALCSQWAGDFPQALDGAPFLLPGADAVIRPRLEAWLERAHIRPQVVAEFDDGALLKAFGKAGAGFFVVPTVLAQSICEEYQVGLRGEISELKEQFYAISVQRQLRHPAVIAVTERARHELFA, encoded by the coding sequence ATGCAGGCCTTGAATTACAAGCATTTGTACTATTTCTGGATTGTCTGCAAATCAGGTGGCGTAATCCGCGCCAGCGAACGGCTGTTTCTGACGCCACAAGCGATTAGCGGCCAATTGAAAGCGCTGGAGGAGCAAATCGGCAGTCCGCTGTTTCGCCGTGATGGCCGCCAGCTGGCGCTGACTGATATGGGAAAGCTGGTGCAAAGCTATGCCGATGAAATGTTCAGCATTGGTGAAGAGCTGCAAGAGGCGATTGCCCACGGCCCGCAAGGCGTGGCGCAGGAGTTTCGCGTCGGCATCGGCGATATGGTGCCCAAAACGGTGGCGTTTGAGCTGCTGCAACCGGCATTGCAGCTGGACTACCCCTCGCGGCTGATTTGCCGCGAAGGGCGGCTACTCAATTTGCTGGGCGATCTGGCCACGCACAAGCTTGATCTGGTCTTAGCCGACCGACCACTGCCGCCCGAGGCCAATATCCGTGGCTTTAATCATCTGCTGGGTGAGAGCACGCTCAGCGTGCTGGGCTCGAAAGCACTCTGCAGCCAATGGGCGGGGGATTTTCCGCAGGCGCTGGATGGTGCGCCATTTTTGCTACCCGGTGCCGACGCGGTGATACGCCCACGACTGGAGGCCTGGCTGGAGCGCGCGCATATCCGGCCACAGGTGGTGGCCGAATTTGACGATGGCGCTTTGCTCAAAGCCTTTGGCAAAGCGGGTGCCGGCTTTTTTGTCGTCCCCACCGTGCTAGCGCAGAGCATCTGCGAGGAATATCAGGTGGGATTGCGCGGGGAAATTAGCGAGCTCAAAGAGCAGTTTTACGCCATTTCAGTCCAGCGCCAACTGCGCCACCCCGCCGTGATCGCCGTCACCGAACGGGCGCGGCACGAATTATTTGCCTAG
- a CDS encoding site-2 protease family protein: MSGWQRLFWDNTLVAEQTASAASVEGGAASALQFVLTSDAEQQVSVRLETQLTWQPFSLRYRLLINEQTAAEGQRDTHDIERQVPSVQPVKPAGKLNLLGLGALALKLLKSAKMIKVALAGASVAAYSWLFSFEFALALIACLVFHEYGHVRAMKYFGMKTKGIFLIPFMGGLALSDEKINTRWQDVVISIMGPTFGLLMSLLAMLAYWLTDVPFFAGLATFNALLNLFNLLPILPLDGGHILKSISFSMNSVVGLIACVLGAAIGVAVSYAFGLALLGFLLLIGSLEIIFEWRSRHQSHLLPLDRYGQVFSLVWYLLTVGALIGIIWYFAGLGDQMLSMPLQILRS; this comes from the coding sequence ATGTCTGGTTGGCAGCGCTTGTTCTGGGATAACACGCTGGTGGCCGAGCAGACCGCCAGCGCGGCCAGTGTTGAAGGCGGCGCAGCCAGTGCGCTGCAATTTGTATTAACCAGCGATGCCGAGCAGCAGGTGTCGGTGCGGCTGGAAACACAACTGACTTGGCAGCCGTTTAGCCTGCGCTATCGCCTGCTGATTAACGAGCAAACCGCAGCCGAAGGTCAGCGCGATACGCATGATATCGAGCGTCAGGTACCGAGCGTGCAGCCAGTCAAACCCGCAGGTAAGCTCAATCTGCTGGGGCTGGGTGCGCTGGCGCTCAAATTACTCAAAAGCGCCAAGATGATCAAAGTCGCGCTGGCGGGTGCGAGCGTGGCGGCGTATTCGTGGCTGTTTTCGTTTGAATTTGCGCTCGCGTTGATCGCGTGTCTGGTGTTTCACGAATATGGCCATGTGCGCGCGATGAAATATTTTGGTATGAAAACCAAGGGCATTTTTCTGATTCCGTTTATGGGCGGGCTGGCGCTGTCGGATGAGAAAATCAATACGCGCTGGCAAGACGTGGTGATCTCGATTATGGGGCCAACTTTTGGCCTGTTGATGTCGCTGCTGGCAATGCTGGCCTACTGGCTTACCGACGTGCCATTTTTTGCTGGTCTGGCGACGTTTAACGCCTTGCTCAATCTGTTCAACTTGCTGCCAATTTTGCCGCTCGACGGCGGGCATATTTTAAAAAGCATCAGTTTTTCGATGAATAGCGTCGTGGGCCTGATCGCTTGCGTGCTCGGCGCAGCGATTGGCGTTGCGGTCAGCTACGCTTTTGGTCTGGCGCTGCTGGGCTTTTTATTGCTGATCGGCAGCCTGGAAATCATTTTTGAATGGCGCAGCCGCCACCAAAGCCATTTGCTGCCGCTTGATCGCTATGGGCAGGTTTTCTCGCTAGTTTGGTACTTGCTCACCGTGGGCGCTTTGATCGGCATCATCTGGTATTTCGCTGGCCTAGGCGACCAGATGCTGAGCATGCCATTGCAAATTCTGCGCAGTTAA